The genome window AATAGAATAAATTATGAAAATATTTGCATATTTACATGGCTACAATCCTTGCCGCACAAAAAAGCGCAACCTCAAAAATATCCAATGGTTACGCCTAGTATTCCGATTATTTCTTTAGGAACTTCGGCCTAAAAAATGTAAAGGATGGATGGACGGGAAACCTATTCTCCGTTGACACCGCAAAACCGCGCGGAGTAGAGTAGACGATGTTGGATCAGCCGATCGTCAATTCAAGAGGAGGGAATTTCCATGTCGTCCGAGATCAAGCGAAGAGAATTCATTCAAGCGTCAGCGGCGGGAAGCGCGCTATTGTTGGGCGCCTCGGCGCTTCCGGTCAAGCGATCCTGCGCCGCCAACGGCATGATTGTCAGTCCCGGCTGCCGCAAATCGAAAGTGAAAGTCGCAAAGATTTACATGGGCGACGCCAAGCCGATGTGGCCCAAAGCCGAATTGGATTTGAAAGCGGAAGTAGAGAGATACGAAAAGGAATTCGCGAAATTAAGCCAAGAGATGTCGGATGTGGAGTTCGTTACGAATGCTCTGGCTTCGACGCCGGACGAAGTGAAAAACCTGACGGACGCTATGGCGGACGCCGACGGCGTTCTCGCCGTTCAACTCTCGATGCGTACGATGGACGAATTACAAGCCATTCTCGCAATGGGGAAGCCTACGGTCCTTTTCGCCGCGCCCTATTCGGGCCATGAGTGGGTGCAATACGGCGCCCTGCAAAAACAGAAAGAGGGAGAATTGTTCGATTGCCTATTGACAAGCGATTGCAGCCAATTGGCGACGGCCATTCGACCGATCCGCGCGATTCACCATCTGAGGGAAGCGAAGATTCTCAATATCACTTCGAACGAACTTAACGAAAAATATCTGCAATCCATCAAAGATAAATTCGGAACGGAGATTAAACGAATCGATCGTGACCGCATCATGGCCGTCTACGATTCCATTCCCGACGCTGACGCCAAAGCGGAAGCGAAACGCTGGATATCCGAAGCGGAAAAGGTCGTAGAACCGGACGATGACGAAATCTTCCGTTCCTGCAAACTGGCGCTGGCGTTCGAGAAGTTGTTGAACGAAGAGGAGGCGACGGTAGCGACGACGGATTGCTACGGCACGATGTATCATCAACTGCCCGCCTTTCCCTGCATCGGCAACACCCGCTTGAACGACATGGGATTGGGCGGCATCTGCGAGTCGGACCTTTCCAGCGCTATGACCCATATTCTGTTCCAAGGGTTGGCGGGAAAGCCGGGATTCATCAGCGATCCCACGATGGATATGTCCAACCAAAGCATCATCCTCGCTCACTGCCTCGGCTCGACGAAAATGGACGGCCCGGAAGGCGAACGCGCCCCCTATAAATTGCGAACCATCATGGAACGCCAGGAAGGCGCCGTGCCTCAAGTCAGAATGCGCGTCGGCCAAAAAGTTACTCAGGCGATTTTAATAGGCGACAATCTTATCCGCTATTTCACGGGTGAAGTCATCGACGCGCCGGATATCGACAGAGGCTGCCGCACGAAGATTACTGTGCGCGTCGATGGCGACGCCGACAAACTTTGGCGCGAGTGGCAGCATGGCCTGCACCGCGTAACCTGCTACGGCGATATAACGACCGATCTCAAACGCTTCTGCCGCTTCAAGAAAATCGAATTGATCAACGAAGCATGAGTTTCGTAGGGCGGGCTCATAGCAAAGCGCAGCTCGCCGTTTTCTTAACTTTTTTCCAAAGATAACTGAAAAGGAACCATCCTAATGAAAAGCAATCGACGTATTTTCTTAAAGACGGCGGCTGCAGGAACCTGGGCTATGACAACGATTCCTTATGGATACGCCGCCGAGCGAAAAATAAATATGGGCGTCATTGGATGCGGCTGGTACGGCATGGTCGACGCGCGGGCGGCGGTGAAAGCGCGCGATATGATGAAAGCGGGAGACGTCGAAATCGCCGCCCTATGCGACGTCGATTCCGAGCATCTTAAAAACAGCGCCGATGAAATAGAAAAGTTACAAGGCAAGCGCCCTACTGCTTTTAAAAATTACCAAGACCTTCTGGCTCTAAAAGAATTGGATGCGTTGATTCTCGCCCCGCCGCCCCATTGGCACGCCCTACCGTTTATAGCCGCATGCGAACGAGGCTTGGATATCTACTGCGAGAAGCCATTGGCTTACGATTTGCGCGAAGGCCGGGCCATGGCCGTTGCAGCGCAAAAATGCGGCCGCGTCATCCAGATCGGTTTTCAACGCCGCCAAAGCGGAGCGATCGACGCAGCCAAGAAATTCATTCAATCCGGCGGAGCGGGGAAAATTAATCAAGCGGAAGCGCAGATTCATTATAACGCTGGCGTCAAGGATGAAGACTTGATAGTACAAGACCCCCCCGCGTCTCTCGATTGGGATTTGTGGAGCGGTCCCGCGCCCAAATTGCCCTATCGGCCTCAAATCGGTCATTTTAAATGGCGTTTGGAAAAAACGACGGGACATGGCCATCTCGTGGATTGGGGGATTCATCTCATCGACGCCGCGCGCCTGATTTTGGAGGAAACGGCGCCCAAGCGCATCACAGCTTCCGGCGGTTTGTATTATTACAAAGACAAAATAACCACGCCGGATACGCTAACAGTCTGTTTCGAGTTCGAACGCTGCCCTCTCGTCTGGCGTCATCGCATCTGGGGGGCCGAGGAATACGATCCGAACGTCAGCAATGGAATCTTCTTTTATGGAGATTTGGCGACGGTATTCGTTTCGGACGACAAATGGATCGTTATTCCCAAAGGCAAAAATAAAGAACGGCGGGAAGAAAAAATCCAAACCGACGCCGGTCTCAACCACATGATGGATTTTCTCCATGCCGTCCGCAATCGAAAGCAGCCCAGCTGCCTGATTTCAGACGCATTCCATTCGACAGCCTCCGTCCAACTCGCCATGATCGCTTTCGAAACGCAATCGTCCGTGGTTTGGAACGAAAAAACGGAACAGATCGAAGGAAACGAAAAAGCGGACGCGTTGTTAAAACGCGAATATCGAGCCCCTTGGAAACATCCCTTCACGGGATAATCTGGAATAGAAAAAGGCGAAAAGGGAAAGGATGCGTTCTTTTCCCCTTTTCGCCAGCTATTTGAGTGCTTTTCCGAAATGTTTATAAAATCGGCTCTTTTAGGCGATCTCCGCCTTTTTCGTTTGGCTGAAGAGCGCGAGCGTCTCTTCGATCTTGGCGGCGGCTTTTTCCGGCTTAAAAGGCTTCAACAAGTAATTGTTGACTCCCGCCTTGAGCGCTTCATTGATTTGGGCTGGATCGGCTAACGCCGTTACCATCATGATGGGAGTCTTTTTGTCCAATTCCCGAATGGCTTTTACGGCGTCGATTCCTTTCATGTTCGGCATATTCCAATCCATAAAGATAATGTCGTAATTGTTGCGGGACGCCATTTCCACGGCTTCAATTCCATCCGTGGCTTGATCGGCCTGAGTAATGCCCGCTTTAAATACAACAGAGATGAGAACGTTTCGAGCTAATCTGGAATCGTCGACGATTAAAGCTCGCATGACTTTTCTCCTCCCTTAATTATTGTCTTTTTTATGAATCGATATTCTTATCGTAAACGGCCCCAACTCGCTGCTGAAGGGAACTTCGATCCAAGCCGCCATCGATGGATACTCCATTTGAAAGCGGTTGCCTCTTATTACGGTGGGAATCGTCAAGTCGACGGGGACTTTCACATCCTGGTTTAAAGACGCTTGAGCGCCTCCCGCCACAATATTGACGAATTCGGCGACGGCGTCAATCACCATAGAATCCACTACAACGATTTGGGACCGATAGGCGCGGCTAACCATAGCCAAAGCCGTTTTTACAGGAAAGGCCATGGCTACGTTTCCGCGTATGCAGCCGCTTAAGCCGATCAACGCGACAATATCGAGTGTGGGTGGAATCCTAGTGGTCAATGCGATATCTTCACGTACCACTTGGCAATTCAACATGGTTTCGAAAAGGTTCTTAACGCTTTCAATAAAGGGATTTATATACTC of Candidatus Omnitrophota bacterium contains these proteins:
- a CDS encoding response regulator → MRALIVDDSRLARNVLISVVFKAGITQADQATDGIEAVEMASRNNYDIIFMDWNMPNMKGIDAVKAIRELDKKTPIMMVTALADPAQINEALKAGVNNYLLKPFKPEKAAAKIEETLALFSQTKKAEIA
- a CDS encoding chemotaxis protein CheX translates to MRPAAMKMGDNDYFTTVRLLQNSSNSIKAEYINPFIESVKNLFETMLNCQVVREDIALTTRIPPTLDIVALIGLSGCIRGNVAMAFPVKTALAMVSRAYRSQIVVVDSMVIDAVAEFVNIVAGGAQASLNQDVKVPVDLTIPTVIRGNRFQMEYPSMAAWIEVPFSSELGPFTIRISIHKKDNN
- a CDS encoding Gfo/Idh/MocA family oxidoreductase: MKSNRRIFLKTAAAGTWAMTTIPYGYAAERKINMGVIGCGWYGMVDARAAVKARDMMKAGDVEIAALCDVDSEHLKNSADEIEKLQGKRPTAFKNYQDLLALKELDALILAPPPHWHALPFIAACERGLDIYCEKPLAYDLREGRAMAVAAQKCGRVIQIGFQRRQSGAIDAAKKFIQSGGAGKINQAEAQIHYNAGVKDEDLIVQDPPASLDWDLWSGPAPKLPYRPQIGHFKWRLEKTTGHGHLVDWGIHLIDAARLILEETAPKRITASGGLYYYKDKITTPDTLTVCFEFERCPLVWRHRIWGAEEYDPNVSNGIFFYGDLATVFVSDDKWIVIPKGKNKERREEKIQTDAGLNHMMDFLHAVRNRKQPSCLISDAFHSTASVQLAMIAFETQSSVVWNEKTEQIEGNEKADALLKREYRAPWKHPFTG